aaaagatttcATGTGAAATCAATCATATAAAAGTAATGAAAAGATATATCgtaatttgataatttatcTTCTAGCgtgattataattaattgcTTTTATGGTATGTGATAAATTGATGTAATTATTCATTTGCAtcgaatttgaaatttgaaaattttatttatagatgacattattgttaatgtattatatttttattatatggattaaaatatattattgttattgttttaataatttatgttcccgaaaagaaaaaaagaaaaaggaaaattgggGGGAgacagagaaaaaaaggagagagattAGAGAGAGGGAAAGGGTTTTCGATGCGTAACAAAAAGCAGAACGAAAGtcgagagagagaaagagaaagagaaagagaaagagagttcGTATACAGTGCTTCGAAAAacatatcttcttcttcacacgGCGGAACCCTAGCGGGAAACGGTCTTAACACAGCCCTTTTCGAAGGTTTTTCAGATCTGAATCTTTCGCCGGCGAGGGAGAGAGGTATCTAAACATAGTGAATTAAGTATGGGTGCCAAAGGAGGAGGAGGCAAAACCACCAATGGAACGTCTGGAATTCCGCCAGAGTGGCGGAAGATGGTCCAAAGCTTAAAAGAGATTGTAAATAACTGTACCGACCAGGAGATCTATGCTACCCTAAGAGAATGTAATATGGATCCTGATGAAGCCGTTAATCGTCTCCTCACACAaggtctctctctctctctctttattttttaaaaattcctcTCGTTGGttctgtctttttttttttttcttgcgTCTGAAAGTTTAATCGTTTTTGTGTTTTAACCGCTGGGGTTTGCCTGCAAGAACCCTGGGTCTTGAAATCAAAGTTCGTAGTTGATTATTTACGTGTTTTGTTTAATGACGTGCTAGTTGTCTAACTGTTGTCATCGATCCTTGcggtgtttttgtttttgtttatgtgtTAAAGTTGAAGGTTTTATTTCCACTGTTATCTTTTGTGAAACCAGACCAGAAAGAATACGTGGTTTGCTAAGTAGTTCCGTTGTAGCACCTAGCAGAAGATTCACCTTTTTGTCCTACGttatttggaaaaggaaaatttttcttttattcatcGTGTTTGATGTTCCAAGTTTGAAGTTTCTGATAAATTTTGTCAACTTCCGTTCGTACTTCTATTACCCATATGAGTGATTTATGCCCCATATTAAGTTCTTGCTTTTCGAATGAATTACCTTCCTGGACATTTTTAGCCTTGCGTTCTATTAGTCTCAGTCTGTGCGATTCTAAAGGTTTgaagattatattaattttattctatcGTTGTGTAGACCCTTTTCACGAGGTGAAGAGCAAacgagaaaagaaaaaagaggtgcGTATGTGAGAGAAATGCAGATGTTTGTTCTATAAGTTTTTATTAAGTCATCcggatgttgtatttttgttggtttagTTTTCTGGCTCTAGTAGCTAACTTGTCTCGCACAACATGTAATTGATCTTGAATTATGTTCTCACTGTTGTTTACCATTTTTCAATTGctcttttattttcagaaCAAGGATCCAATTGATTCTCGATCTCGTGGTTCTAGTATCCCTTCTAGTCGTACGAGCAAGGGTGGTACGGATCGTTATGCTGGACGCAGTAGCTCGATTCAGTTTGGTTCTAGTGGTATGTATGATGCTATAGAGTTGTAGATGTcatataattttacaaaatgtttACGTACTTTTTCGTTTTTCTCAGACACTGGTTTGTCGTCCAGTAAACCTGtgtacaaaaaagaaaatggagctAGTGATCATGCTGGTTCGTCTTCTGCGTCTGGTCAATCGGGAAATCACTCATTCTACCAATTTCCATCTCACAGGTTAAATGTTACGACTTATAAGATGGCGTTGTGCTTGTCAAGGGTTTATTGACTACCATAAAATCCATTACTGTTGTTGAACGTTATTTGTGGATATTGGATTGATGAACTCTTTGCTAGTCATGTTTCAAATAATTGTGGGTTTTTAGGTTGAATGCTTGTGTGTTTTTAGGTTGAATGCTTGTGTGTTTTGATTATTAAAGTTTCTGACTTttggattgttttttaaagGGTCTTGAAAATGTTACATTACTGACTTGTATCCACATTTGTCATGTGGACGTGGTTTCTTTAATAGCGactttttgcttctttcttacTTCTGGTAAAAGGACTTCATGGAGCATGtattgaacattttaaaacgtCTTTCAGAGGTGTTAGTATCATGAGTTAGGCTTTTGTAACTTGGGATTAAACTGGTGGGCTTTTCATGGGTAAGTTTCCCTCGGCAAGCTACGAGCTCAATATTATACTGGCTAAATAAATTCCAATCAGATAATTCCAGGCTTGTGAAACCTATCATCTATGTATCTATGCATCTTGTAATGCTAAAAGTATACAAGATCTATTTACCTTTGTTGGAAGTTTTGTGTACTGTTGGATtctattttggtttgaaagaaTATACTAGTCTTACATGCTCTTAATTACTATTGCAGCAGCAACAACGTGGCtacagaaaataaattatcaggATTAGGTGCAGGAGATGGAGCAATCTCATCCTCACAGACTTCTTTTGGCTTCCAATCTGCATGGTTGGGTGCTCAGGGCCAAGTTTCAATGGCTGACATTGTTAAGATGGGAAAGCCTCAGAGCAAGAGTTCCTCCATGCAAAACACTTACCTTCAAGGCTCAAGTTCTCATAACAGTGTTCCGTTCCAGTCTACACCAACACtcccaaattttcattcagCGCCTCGGGCTTCCACAGTTACAGAAGCTCACTCCGGACCAGGAATTATGAGTCAGCAGGCTTCTCTCAATGATGAATGGCCCTCAATTGAGCCTCCTCAACCTGTTGGCATCTCCAGTTCCGTAGAGTCGCCTGCTGTCTTGGAGTTGCATTCAAGTCCAGCTAACCTATCGTTGGATAGTCCTAATCAGCATGTACACCAAGACAAGGCTCAGGTTGTTGAAAGTAGTTCCGTTGACACAATTGATGTAAACCATGCTGCACATGCTTCTATATTGGGTAGCAATATTCCAGAGGATAACTCTGGGAGTGCCTCTGTGTCAGATAGTAACTTATATGATGACATGAACTCCTATTTGCCTCACAGGCATGTTATTGAACACAATGAAGGTTGTTATTCTGCTACTGGTCgtatagtatttttttttcagtctGTTTTCAAGTCTGAGTTAATATGATGatgttttattgattttgttctttaaaatGGTTTAAGATTAAATCTTGGTAGATATTACAGTGggtggttttatttttaattccaTTTTTGTCCGTGAagcttttgaaatttctttttctgatTAAGATGCGGTTATTAGGTAGtttcttgtatttcttttgtCCTACATGCATAGTTTTTCATAAACCTTATTTTTTCAAGGCAGATGTCTTTCTGTGgttcttaaaagaaaaggttaaaagaaatttacatgtgattttgttttggtctTCATGAGCTATTATGCAATAAATCAGATGCCTTGATTGAGGTTGCTGTATGCTGGTAGGTTATTTGAGTTCTGTCCTGATTTTTGtcttaatttatgttttatttttctagtgGACAAAAGTTTGTCTTTATGTTGGAAATACCAGTTATATTGAAACTTGAGATGTTATATGAAACTCATTGTTAGTGGAATGTGGACATAGATATTATCTTTGTAGCTTTTAGGTTGATCCATTGAAGGTatcttaaatatttggttCTGTAGATGGGGCTTTACTGGTTTTGAGTATATCGTTTACTCccatttatgtatattttcatctttcttttgtgtgaaAGTCTTatcctaaaatatttattgtaatgGAGTGAAGTGTTTTTTATCAGAAGAAATTAATCTGACTTTTGGCCACATAATATCTGCTCTTCATATTCTTATATGATAAAACTTGAGAGATACTGTGTCTACAACATTTGTGTGTattgatttgtttattaagGTTCTGATCTTTTGGATTTAGTAAATTACTTCAGTTTAATTTGTGGTGTCAAAGATTCTAGTCTTTCCCTTGATACTTCTCagttcttgtatttttttttaaaaaaaattaataacgAAAGCCTGTTCAGCTTTGTTATACCAACgtataattttttgtatttattttttcccaGCTGAAGATGGCGTTTCATCAATGTCTGCAAATTTTCAGCAATTGAGCTTACAGAAGGAAGATCAGGACTCACCACCTGAAGAGGATAATACTTCTGTAGTAATTCCCCATCACCTCCAGCTTCACACCCCAGATTGCTTTCATTTGAGCTTTGGAAGTTTTGGATCTGGGACCAACGCTAACTTTTCTGGTTCTGGGGCATTTCCAAATAGCAATGTGGAGGAGTCTTCTGCACCAGCAGATGTATCATCAGTTGCTCACTCTGAGGCTAGGTATCTTCTTCACAGAGGctattatttcttattgtcaaaacacgcacacacacacacaccatGTCAATCGCATGATATAAATATGGTGACATGtcattttcttgaaaagaaaagacaaagttcatgaattcaacttttatatgattatttttgtaCATTCTAATGAATTTCATGTGGAGAGCTTGTCTGTATGTGGAATTTTCATATGAAAGATGGTGTAACATTATTTTGAGTGTTGAAGAAACTATTTACTTGGTTCTAACTTCTAGTGTGTTATGCattataccaaaatatttagaaaacatCCAAACcaatttatacattttaaatattatttctggttaaaataaatgattataTTCTCATAGACAGCTTGGCAATAATTTTTAGCTTGTTTTTTGCAGAAATTCTGAGTATTACGAGGATGATGGTGCTAACTCGGATGGGAACCTAATTCACAGAACTAGTGCTAGTGGTGGATATTACGAAACACCTACTACACAAGCAGAGGTGAAGCAGGAAAGCTCTGAAAATGCTCAGGCTAATCTATATGCATTTCCATCCTCTTCTCCTGGATTTAGTTATGAGAGCAACCAACCATCAGAAATTCCATTTATACAGAATAGTTCAGAAATGCAGAACCTTGAAAGAGCAATGGTAATCTCGAACCTTCAAATTTCATTGCATATGAGCTGCATAGT
This DNA window, taken from Cucumis sativus cultivar 9930 chromosome 6, Cucumber_9930_V3, whole genome shotgun sequence, encodes the following:
- the LOC101211388 gene encoding uncharacterized protein LOC101211388 isoform X1, whose product is MGAKGGGGKTTNGTSGIPPEWRKMVQSLKEIVNNCTDQEIYATLRECNMDPDEAVNRLLTQDPFHEVKSKREKKKENKDPIDSRSRGSSIPSSRTSKGGTDRYAGRSSSIQFGSSDTGLSSSKPVYKKENGASDHAGSSSASGQSGNHSFYQFPSHSSNNVATENKLSGLGAGDGAISSSQTSFGFQSAWLGAQGQVSMADIVKMGKPQSKSSSMQNTYLQGSSSHNSVPFQSTPTLPNFHSAPRASTVTEAHSGPGIMSQQASLNDEWPSIEPPQPVGISSSVESPAVLELHSSPANLSLDSPNQHVHQDKAQVVESSSVDTIDVNHAAHASILGSNIPEDNSGSASVSDSNLYDDMNSYLPHRHVIEHNEAEDGVSSMSANFQQLSLQKEDQDSPPEEDNTSVVIPHHLQLHTPDCFHLSFGSFGSGTNANFSGSGAFPNSNVEESSAPADVSSVAHSEARNSEYYEDDGANSDGNLIHRTSASGGYYETPTTQAEVKQESSENAQANLYAFPSSSPGFSYESNQPSEIPFIQNSSEMQNLERAMLAYTNTLSNNMLLASTSQTVREDPQYSPFPDTQSVPKYSNAASSITGPSMSMPEVLRTSSITTSQPTPQSNVAAGPAVPQHLAVHPYSQPTLPLGHFANMIGYPFLPQSYTYMPSGFQQAFAGNSTYHQALAAVLPQYKNSISVSSLPQSAAIASGYGFGSSTSIPGGNFPLNPPTAPAGSSIGYEDAISSQYKDSNHLLSLQQNDNPAMWIHGPGSRTMSAVPASAYYGLQGQNQQSSGFRQAQQPSQQYGALGYPNFYHSQAGISLDGQQQTLRDASLGGSQGQQPKQSQQIWQNSY
- the LOC101211388 gene encoding uncharacterized protein LOC101211388 isoform X2, translating into MGAKGGGGKTTNGTSGIPPEWRKMVQSLKEIVNNCTDQEIYATLRECNMDPDEAVNRLLTQDPFHEVKSKREKKKENKDPIDSRSRGSSIPSSRTSKGGTDRYAGRSSSIQFGSSDTGLSSSKPVYKKENGASDHAGSSSASGQSGNHSFYQFPSHSNNVATENKLSGLGAGDGAISSSQTSFGFQSAWLGAQGQVSMADIVKMGKPQSKSSSMQNTYLQGSSSHNSVPFQSTPTLPNFHSAPRASTVTEAHSGPGIMSQQASLNDEWPSIEPPQPVGISSSVESPAVLELHSSPANLSLDSPNQHVHQDKAQVVESSSVDTIDVNHAAHASILGSNIPEDNSGSASVSDSNLYDDMNSYLPHRHVIEHNEAEDGVSSMSANFQQLSLQKEDQDSPPEEDNTSVVIPHHLQLHTPDCFHLSFGSFGSGTNANFSGSGAFPNSNVEESSAPADVSSVAHSEARNSEYYEDDGANSDGNLIHRTSASGGYYETPTTQAEVKQESSENAQANLYAFPSSSPGFSYESNQPSEIPFIQNSSEMQNLERAMLAYTNTLSNNMLLASTSQTVREDPQYSPFPDTQSVPKYSNAASSITGPSMSMPEVLRTSSITTSQPTPQSNVAAGPAVPQHLAVHPYSQPTLPLGHFANMIGYPFLPQSYTYMPSGFQQAFAGNSTYHQALAAVLPQYKNSISVSSLPQSAAIASGYGFGSSTSIPGGNFPLNPPTAPAGSSIGYEDAISSQYKDSNHLLSLQQNDNPAMWIHGPGSRTMSAVPASAYYGLQGQNQQSSGFRQAQQPSQQYGALGYPNFYHSQAGISLDGQQQTLRDASLGGSQGQQPKQSQQIWQNSY